From the Oleiphilus messinensis genome, one window contains:
- a CDS encoding polysaccharide deacetylase family protein, with protein MDIFSYPYGDFSEQSLVVLKEAGYQLAVTVNHGGNPAFADPLLLRRTMIFSDDDLQSFERKLRTYTEYH; from the coding sequence GTGGATATATTTTCGTACCCCTATGGTGATTTTAGCGAGCAGAGTTTAGTGGTGTTAAAGGAGGCGGGTTATCAACTCGCGGTTACCGTGAACCATGGAGGCAATCCGGCATTTGCCGACCCGCTACTACTCCGTAGAACGATGATTTTCAGTGATGACGATTTGCAATCATTTGAACGAAAACTTCGAACCTATACAGAGTATCACTAA
- a CDS encoding polysaccharide deacetylase family protein — translation MQHRTNVRLQTRNVLVLLVLFLAGCSTVTHHRVSSEIATWEIYRKTDNMMLVWTRPGDTPLTLAKRYYGSERFADRIRKYNPGLSAVGKSLVMVPQSNGNHFGIYSNGYQLVPILCYHQFTNGSVPRNRLEVSAKQLDAQLKFLQKEQFTVLSLRQLVAYLEGRAEIPEKSVVITVDDGFRSVYDVAFPLFQQYQFPVTVFIYTDFIGGAAALSWEQMKIMKHSGIVDIQSHSKSHASLAEFTFQNSSPPHLESEIMDFVKQEVFAPEALIEKKLGGAGGYIFVPLW, via the coding sequence ATGCAACACAGGACTAATGTGCGCCTGCAGACAAGAAACGTTCTGGTCTTGTTGGTATTATTCCTGGCCGGTTGCAGCACTGTTACACACCATAGAGTCTCATCTGAAATCGCTACCTGGGAGATTTATCGCAAAACGGACAACATGATGTTGGTCTGGACCCGACCGGGCGATACCCCTCTGACTCTGGCGAAGCGATATTACGGGAGCGAACGATTTGCTGACCGAATTCGAAAATACAATCCCGGATTATCAGCCGTTGGCAAATCGCTGGTGATGGTACCTCAATCCAATGGTAATCATTTTGGTATTTATTCCAACGGCTATCAATTGGTACCCATTCTTTGTTATCACCAGTTCACAAATGGATCTGTACCACGCAACCGTTTGGAAGTCAGTGCAAAACAACTGGATGCCCAGTTGAAATTTCTCCAGAAAGAGCAATTTACCGTGCTCTCGCTACGGCAGCTCGTGGCCTACTTGGAAGGGCGCGCGGAAATACCCGAGAAATCAGTAGTGATTACCGTGGATGATGGATTTCGGTCAGTCTACGATGTGGCATTCCCATTGTTTCAGCAATATCAATTTCCTGTCACTGTGTTCATCTATACCGATTTTATCGGTGGCGCCGCAGCGCTATCCTGGGAGCAGATGAAAATCATGAAGCATTCCGGGATTGTTGATATCCAATCACATTCAAAAAGCCATGCTTCCCTTGCTGAATTTACGTTTCAGAATTCCAGCCCGCCACATCTTGAGAGTGAAATTATGGATTTTGTGAAACAGGAGGTTTTTGCCCCGGAAGCTCTAATTGAAAAAAAACTGGGGGGGGCGGGTGGATATATTTTCGTACCCCTATGGTGA
- a CDS encoding serine/threonine protein kinase produces MMTPGMKIGRYEIVEKIGSGAMASVFRAFDRDINRTDAIKVLKEDMCIDQQFLTRFLSEAKAAGVLSHPNIVTIYDVGRAGNTPYIVMELVEGGTLADWMTQGEPMDIKRVLRIAIQVARALDYAHRHRIVHRDVKPGNIIFMPDGESVKLADFGIAHLEGSSQTQHGTVLGTPRYMSPEQAMGEALDGRSDLFSLGVILYELLTGRPAFDSRSMAQLMDDIRQKQPDLMSQLPKSIPKGLLHILQSLLEKKASKRPSTGHEVAVILQAELNAILDAEHRSEYLPFHYKWALIMGGIVTMILVVSVTAILRIQNQVLTDHAIDSGISLANFIAVESAIPVLGEDWITLESLVKEASERNTFQYLSITDHSGVVQVATDPDLVGHRIPEFTIVNRSDANSEQLFVAKETVVREIRRDEGQLIFEFQTPIAFNQVNIGQVRLGLSQDRLVVVKQVTTILMVILSIVTLLSVTLVLFIFGRLVGGGLTVLNHAMVEFSEGHFSRRISNQRNDEIGDLYNKFNLLADSVQQRLHREHEDTANAPQAEKKSGNKTVVELVKPKKR; encoded by the coding sequence ATGATGACCCCAGGCATGAAAATTGGCCGGTATGAAATCGTCGAAAAGATCGGAAGTGGTGCAATGGCCTCTGTATTCCGTGCCTTTGATCGTGACATCAATCGTACTGATGCAATTAAAGTGTTGAAAGAGGATATGTGTATCGATCAGCAATTCCTCACCCGTTTTTTGAGTGAAGCCAAGGCTGCCGGAGTGCTTTCACATCCCAACATTGTCACGATTTATGACGTCGGACGGGCTGGGAACACCCCATATATTGTGATGGAATTGGTGGAAGGGGGCACTCTAGCTGATTGGATGACGCAAGGTGAGCCGATGGATATCAAGAGAGTGCTCCGTATTGCCATTCAGGTTGCCAGGGCATTGGATTATGCTCACCGTCACCGAATCGTACATCGTGATGTCAAACCGGGAAATATCATCTTCATGCCGGACGGAGAGTCGGTAAAACTTGCTGATTTTGGCATTGCCCACTTGGAAGGCAGCAGCCAAACCCAACACGGCACAGTGTTGGGTACGCCACGCTATATGTCTCCTGAACAGGCGATGGGAGAGGCTCTGGATGGACGCTCGGATCTCTTCTCGTTAGGGGTAATATTGTATGAATTGCTGACGGGAAGGCCGGCGTTTGATTCTCGCTCCATGGCGCAATTGATGGACGATATCCGACAGAAACAACCGGATTTAATGAGCCAATTACCCAAGAGTATTCCTAAAGGCTTACTGCATATTCTTCAGAGTTTACTGGAGAAAAAAGCATCAAAACGCCCAAGTACGGGACATGAAGTCGCCGTAATATTACAAGCAGAGTTGAATGCCATTCTTGATGCTGAACATCGGAGTGAATATCTTCCCTTTCACTATAAATGGGCATTAATCATGGGAGGAATCGTCACGATGATTCTGGTTGTCAGCGTGACCGCAATTCTTCGCATCCAAAATCAAGTGCTAACGGATCACGCCATTGATTCAGGTATTTCATTGGCCAATTTTATTGCTGTAGAGAGTGCGATCCCGGTATTAGGTGAAGATTGGATTACCCTGGAATCTTTGGTAAAGGAAGCGAGTGAACGAAACACGTTCCAGTATCTATCTATCACCGATCATTCTGGTGTGGTGCAAGTGGCGACAGACCCTGACTTGGTGGGCCACCGTATTCCAGAATTCACGATAGTAAACAGATCCGATGCAAATAGTGAACAATTATTTGTAGCTAAAGAAACGGTTGTGCGTGAAATTCGACGTGACGAGGGACAGCTGATTTTTGAATTTCAAACTCCGATTGCGTTTAACCAGGTAAATATTGGTCAGGTACGCCTTGGTTTGTCTCAGGATCGGCTTGTTGTTGTCAAGCAGGTGACGACAATCTTAATGGTGATCCTGAGTATTGTGACCCTCCTTTCAGTGACGCTGGTGCTATTTATTTTCGGCCGATTGGTCGGTGGTGGGCTTACCGTGCTGAATCACGCGATGGTCGAGTTTAGTGAAGGTCATTTCAGCAGACGGATCTCGAATCAGCGGAACGACGAAATTGGCGACTTATATAATAAGTTCAATTTATTGGCGGATAGTGTGCAGCAGCGTCTGCACCGTGAACATGAAGATACCGCAAATGCACCTCAAGCCGAGAAGAAATCGGGAAACAAAACTGTTGTCGAACTGGTCAAACCCAAGAAGCGATAA
- a CDS encoding flavin-containing monooxygenase, translated as MENNKTNSPTIYDVLIVGAGISGIGAGIRLLESRFSNFVILEKAGDLGGTWRDNTYPGCECDIPSALYSFSFAQKPDWSRVFAGQSEILDYIRSTATEFGIEDYIRYHHPVKSAQWNEADHLWYVKTDQQEFRARAVIACGGYLHEPIIPNIPGLEQFSGHWFHSSRWDHAYDLTGKRVAVVGTGASAIQFIPEIQPQVESLTVFQRTPQWILPKPNYTVSSVEKKLFKQKSILNSWRKSIFGSLESFGIGFRHPKLLKQFEKIGRLHLRMSVKDSELRDKLTPDYTLGCKRTLLSNDYYPAVSQPNVTLHATGLKSVSGNTLIGQDGSEAEVDVLILGTGFYVTEPPIAEKIRDDQGRTLAEHWHTHMQAYRGTTINGFPNAFMVLGPNLGIGHNSAFIVIEAQLNYIMDALITMRAQNLSRIEVKPDVQEAYNVRVQKALQGTVWNTGGCSSYYLDKSGFNSVGFPWSTLKMQSLLSQFDPENYATAHNS; from the coding sequence ATGGAAAATAACAAAACCAATTCCCCCACAATCTACGACGTATTGATCGTCGGAGCCGGTATCAGCGGTATTGGCGCAGGTATTCGCCTGCTGGAGTCTAGGTTCAGTAACTTTGTCATTCTGGAAAAAGCAGGTGACCTGGGTGGAACATGGCGGGACAATACGTACCCGGGCTGCGAGTGTGATATTCCTTCAGCACTGTATTCATTTTCATTTGCGCAAAAGCCCGACTGGAGCAGAGTATTTGCGGGCCAATCTGAAATTCTGGACTATATCCGGTCAACCGCTACGGAATTTGGTATTGAAGATTACATCCGCTACCACCATCCGGTGAAATCCGCCCAATGGAACGAAGCGGATCATCTCTGGTACGTAAAAACAGATCAGCAGGAATTTCGCGCCCGAGCGGTCATTGCCTGTGGCGGCTATCTCCATGAGCCCATCATTCCCAATATTCCCGGTCTCGAGCAGTTCTCAGGCCACTGGTTCCATTCATCCCGTTGGGATCATGCCTATGATCTGACCGGTAAACGGGTGGCCGTCGTCGGTACGGGCGCTTCAGCAATCCAGTTTATTCCTGAAATTCAACCCCAGGTCGAATCCTTGACCGTCTTTCAACGTACACCGCAATGGATCCTGCCGAAACCCAATTACACGGTGAGTTCTGTCGAGAAAAAACTGTTTAAACAAAAATCGATACTTAATAGCTGGCGCAAGAGCATCTTCGGCAGTCTGGAAAGCTTCGGTATTGGATTTCGCCACCCTAAATTGCTCAAGCAGTTCGAAAAGATCGGCCGCCTCCACCTCCGCATGTCCGTAAAGGACAGCGAACTGCGAGACAAACTCACACCGGATTACACCCTGGGCTGCAAACGCACACTGCTGTCCAATGACTACTACCCCGCTGTCAGTCAGCCAAATGTGACCCTGCACGCAACGGGTCTGAAATCCGTGTCCGGCAACACGCTGATCGGACAGGATGGCAGTGAGGCGGAAGTGGACGTTCTGATTCTCGGCACCGGCTTCTATGTCACCGAGCCCCCCATCGCCGAGAAGATCCGGGATGACCAAGGCAGAACACTGGCAGAACACTGGCACACCCACATGCAAGCCTATCGCGGCACCACCATAAACGGCTTCCCCAATGCATTTATGGTGTTAGGCCCGAATCTGGGCATCGGCCACAACTCGGCCTTTATCGTCATCGAAGCACAGCTGAACTATATCATGGATGCCCTGATAACCATGCGCGCCCAAAACCTGTCCCGGATTGAAGTAAAACCCGATGTCCAGGAAGCGTACAACGTTCGGGTGCAAAAAGCACTGCAAGGCACTGTGTGGAATACCGGCGGGTGCTCCAGTTATTACCTGGATAAAAGCGGATTCAATAGCGTTGGCTTTCCTTGGAGCACATTGAAGATGCAAAGCCTGCTCAGTCAATTCGATCCAGAGAACTACGCCACAGCGCACAATTCGTAA
- a CDS encoding AraC family transcriptional regulator, translating into MKDPFHLHQATFPVAYPQLVLEIVAERGFDPREVLVNAGLPSNMLEQAGSFITPMQYTQITVAAAQLIGDMGIGIEKGLRMRPTAHGFLGYALMSCQNLRDALLLSLKFMTIRQRHIETSFEIQGDRCVITLQEKHSFGPTRHFFMEGMSVGLFRSTQYLLDAEVPDAELWFDYPQPDYFERYRDRLPKVRFGMPTVKLFLPVSYLDRPLRMADPVASREAIAQCERELQSIGENDNFLTAVRHSIGKELEHKPRLDVIASHFFISARTLKRRLQNYGHTFQGLVDEVRFEKAKTLMSDTSLNLQDIATVLGYQDPANFTRAFRKWSGHNPSVYRERLLSGLIDPSNWIEDH; encoded by the coding sequence ATGAAAGATCCTTTCCATCTCCATCAGGCGACCTTTCCGGTAGCTTATCCACAACTTGTACTCGAGATTGTTGCGGAGCGGGGCTTTGATCCCCGTGAAGTGCTTGTGAACGCAGGCCTTCCCAGCAATATGCTTGAGCAAGCGGGCAGTTTTATCACCCCGATGCAATATACTCAGATTACCGTTGCCGCTGCGCAGTTAATTGGTGATATGGGGATCGGTATCGAAAAGGGGCTGAGAATGCGGCCCACTGCCCATGGTTTCCTCGGATATGCGCTCATGAGTTGTCAGAATCTCAGGGATGCCTTGTTGTTGAGCCTGAAGTTTATGACGATCCGACAGCGGCATATTGAAACCAGCTTCGAAATACAGGGCGATCGCTGTGTGATTACATTGCAAGAGAAGCACAGTTTTGGGCCTACCCGGCATTTCTTTATGGAGGGGATGTCAGTTGGCCTGTTTCGTTCGACTCAGTACTTGCTGGATGCCGAGGTGCCGGATGCAGAGTTGTGGTTTGACTATCCTCAGCCGGACTATTTTGAGCGTTATCGTGACCGGTTACCCAAGGTACGATTCGGGATGCCAACGGTCAAACTGTTTTTGCCTGTGAGTTACCTGGATAGGCCATTGCGTATGGCGGACCCGGTGGCGTCCCGAGAAGCGATTGCGCAATGCGAAAGAGAACTGCAGTCGATTGGCGAAAATGATAATTTTCTGACCGCTGTCCGGCACAGTATCGGCAAAGAGCTTGAACACAAACCACGACTCGACGTGATTGCTTCCCACTTCTTTATTTCAGCCCGAACCTTGAAACGACGTTTGCAAAATTATGGTCATACCTTTCAAGGGCTGGTCGATGAAGTTCGCTTTGAGAAGGCCAAGACGCTGATGTCGGATACTTCTCTAAATCTACAGGATATAGCAACGGTGTTGGGGTATCAGGATCCCGCTAACTTTACCCGGGCATTTCGAAAATGGTCCGGGCATAATCCAAGCGTTTATCGGGAACGACTGCTGTCTGGCTTGATCGATCCGTCCAACTGGATCGAAGACCATTGA
- a CDS encoding putative bifunctional diguanylate cyclase/phosphodiesterase — MPAIIRTNNRLSIRLLRWVIITALLAGIILSLGQILLDADRAQNELDQQTLELMHVVQDAATQAVYSIDPELAQQVVEGLFEQRAIHLAIIAHPDGTPLAEKHRPLKESQSRWLTDLIFENERSFSVKLIKEIPEPVQYGILQVKIDTAYSAEVFLDRSLVVLASGVLRASILALILFMVYYYLLTKPLRQIIGSLITIDPKDPGEHNLPTPHNHEHDELGIWVKTANRLLKGISESQTKRKNAEERALKLSRYDPLTGLPNRLMFRNHLQLTLQDAAKLNKKVAVLCCGIDDFKSVNEQYSYNLGDKLLQAFAARLTRHSNLLHASARLGSDQFALVQFNIENAYKATELAEALLAAINMPFEIDGLTISVHSTIGITIFPDDGEDPDKLLQKSEQTMMLAKTQQRSQFQFYIASVDSEIRERKRLEKDLSEALGKDEFHLLYQPQLDYKSGRIVGAEALIRWIHPERGFVPPDHFIPIAENNGSIIEIGLWVLDAACQQAKIWQDKGLDIKIAVNLSAVQFKDAGIEEDIRRALEKHQLAAQYLEVEITETGFMENLTKAIEILTRINQSGISTAVDDFGTGYSSLSYLKQLPVDKLKIDKQFVWDMVENKQDFSIVQAIIHLGKSLNMRVIAEGVETAEQEAHLIEMGCNIGQGYYYSKPVDPEAFEALLTDLKAAQIPAPCSTSN; from the coding sequence ATGCCGGCAATTATAAGAACCAATAATCGGTTATCCATACGCCTGTTACGATGGGTAATCATTACTGCCCTGTTGGCCGGGATCATTCTCAGCCTTGGACAAATTTTGCTGGATGCAGACCGGGCCCAAAATGAACTTGACCAGCAAACCCTGGAGCTCATGCATGTCGTTCAGGATGCGGCGACCCAGGCGGTATACAGTATCGATCCTGAACTGGCTCAGCAGGTTGTAGAGGGGCTGTTCGAGCAACGGGCTATTCATCTCGCCATAATCGCGCACCCGGATGGCACACCACTGGCGGAAAAGCATCGTCCACTTAAAGAAAGCCAATCCCGATGGCTTACCGACCTGATATTCGAAAATGAACGCAGTTTCAGTGTCAAACTGATCAAGGAAATCCCGGAGCCGGTTCAGTACGGTATTTTGCAGGTTAAAATTGACACGGCTTACTCTGCAGAAGTTTTTCTTGATCGATCTCTGGTTGTGCTTGCATCAGGGGTTCTGCGCGCTTCCATCCTCGCATTGATACTGTTTATGGTCTATTACTACCTGCTCACCAAACCCCTCAGACAAATTATTGGCTCCTTGATCACCATTGACCCCAAAGATCCCGGTGAACACAACCTCCCTACCCCCCATAACCACGAGCATGACGAACTGGGCATCTGGGTCAAAACCGCCAATCGATTGCTTAAAGGCATTTCGGAAAGCCAGACGAAACGGAAAAATGCCGAAGAGCGGGCTCTTAAACTGTCCCGCTATGATCCACTAACCGGTTTGCCCAATCGACTCATGTTCAGAAACCACCTGCAACTCACCCTGCAGGACGCCGCAAAACTGAACAAAAAAGTCGCCGTGCTCTGCTGCGGTATAGATGACTTTAAATCCGTCAACGAACAATACAGTTATAATCTGGGCGATAAACTGCTCCAGGCATTTGCTGCCCGTCTCACACGACACAGCAACCTGTTACACGCTTCGGCCAGACTGGGCAGTGATCAGTTTGCACTGGTGCAATTCAACATCGAAAACGCCTACAAAGCGACGGAACTGGCGGAAGCGCTGTTGGCGGCGATCAACATGCCGTTTGAAATTGATGGACTGACCATCAGCGTCCACTCAACCATTGGTATCACAATTTTCCCTGATGACGGCGAAGACCCGGACAAACTACTGCAAAAATCAGAACAGACCATGATGCTCGCGAAAACCCAGCAGCGCAGCCAGTTTCAGTTTTATATTGCCAGTGTGGACAGTGAAATTCGCGAGCGAAAGCGGCTTGAGAAAGACCTCAGCGAAGCGTTGGGAAAAGATGAATTCCACCTGCTCTATCAACCCCAACTCGATTATAAAAGTGGCAGGATAGTAGGTGCTGAAGCCTTAATCCGCTGGATTCATCCCGAACGAGGCTTCGTGCCACCGGATCATTTTATTCCCATCGCCGAGAATAACGGCAGCATTATCGAAATCGGTCTTTGGGTTCTGGATGCCGCCTGCCAACAGGCGAAAATCTGGCAGGACAAAGGGTTAGACATCAAAATTGCGGTAAACCTCTCCGCCGTGCAGTTCAAAGATGCAGGCATCGAAGAGGATATTCGCCGAGCACTGGAAAAACATCAGCTCGCGGCTCAATATCTCGAAGTGGAAATCACCGAAACCGGCTTCATGGAAAACCTGACCAAAGCCATCGAAATTCTGACCCGTATCAACCAGTCAGGAATCTCAACCGCAGTTGATGATTTCGGCACGGGCTATTCCTCCTTGAGTTACCTCAAGCAACTGCCCGTCGATAAGTTGAAAATTGACAAGCAATTTGTCTGGGATATGGTTGAGAACAAACAGGATTTCTCGATTGTTCAAGCCATTATTCACCTGGGCAAGAGTTTGAATATGCGTGTTATCGCCGAAGGGGTTGAAACCGCAGAACAGGAAGCCCACCTGATCGAAATGGGTTGTAACATTGGGCAAGGCTACTATTACAGTAAACCGGTCGACCCCGAAGCGTTCGAAGCCCTGCTTACTGACCTGAAAGCGGCCCAGATACCCGCCCCCTGCTCTACCTCAAATTAA
- a CDS encoding DUF4214 domain-containing protein produces MAVPSTELVQQAYIAYYGRPADPDGWAYWIGVLDASGGDLANIIQDFGNSTEFLERYGNLDNEALINNVYLQLLNREPDQAGLDFYLQFLNSGELTLQDITLQILSGAQNEDLDLINKKVEAATYFTIRVPASDFDYSSSDAADQARALMDQVTLETTSTTTLVDTFLSEQANTGTLSISGSAIENQTLSIDLGVIDNAASNDFQIQWLRDNTPVTGETGTTYVLGDADVGTIIAVQVTYQSTDSETVTLSDSTATINNINDNPSGSPVIEGQFSENNTLTANIDNISDADGLGDFSFQWLRDGAAISNATSGQYTLTTADLDADISVQVRYLDGHGTQEVFTSAVVNADNSNTEPEGKPAISGSAIEDSTLTVDTDEISDADGLGEFSYQWNRNGNLIEGATEASYTLTDDDVDANINVTVSYTDGKGNTEAVSSDVTSEVDNINDDPVGDLVITGTASEGSVLTADMDGVTDDDGLGTFFYTWLRDGEVISDAKSSTYTLEDEDVGSTLSVVVKYEDGHGTEETLRSESTAVVTNENDAPEGNVVIQGSATENVSLLAFVDNISDGDGLGTFSYQWYRDGTEVKGATSSTYKLGDDDVDKSMTVTVSYTDQNGTFESLTSTATESVLNVNDDPEGTISILGFPIEDQRLSAFGRDSITDDDGLGEFGYRWYRDGQAISGATDLNYTLTQQDVGASIGFTISWVDDFGTFESISAETTPDIIDSTRDYDNNLSIGDAGNSLASAAEVSYLSEIDGIVGFGKDDSDGVDWYRIDTPISGTLSITLSGHTENLDLYLYDKTGSLLDSSTKTSTNQESISDRVDVPNNQEVTRYIVVDTVDDNASQYELNIFLRQDTDADLLGNFSGDAGNNFDNARALGDTFSPITGTIGVNSDSSDFYSFQVDESRVWDFELQFLSADADLHLYNNSGILLSSSTASGTQNESFSSSLTTGQTYYVEIEAQSITPTEYWLEIA; encoded by the coding sequence ATGGCAGTTCCCAGCACAGAACTCGTACAACAAGCTTATATTGCCTACTACGGACGCCCTGCAGATCCGGATGGATGGGCTTACTGGATAGGGGTACTTGACGCAAGCGGCGGCGACCTGGCCAATATCATTCAAGATTTCGGAAACTCCACCGAATTTCTTGAGCGCTATGGCAATCTCGATAATGAAGCACTGATCAATAATGTCTATCTGCAACTATTAAATCGGGAACCCGATCAAGCCGGGCTCGATTTCTATCTGCAGTTCCTCAACAGTGGCGAGCTGACACTGCAGGATATCACCCTGCAAATACTGTCCGGTGCGCAAAATGAAGACCTTGATTTAATCAATAAAAAAGTCGAAGCCGCAACCTATTTCACGATCCGGGTGCCCGCATCAGACTTTGACTATTCCAGCAGCGATGCAGCGGATCAGGCACGCGCTCTGATGGATCAAGTCACACTGGAGACGACATCGACGACAACATTGGTCGATACCTTTTTATCTGAGCAAGCCAATACCGGCACACTTTCCATTTCCGGTAGCGCAATCGAAAACCAGACACTGTCAATTGATCTCGGCGTCATTGACAATGCCGCCAGCAATGACTTTCAGATTCAATGGCTCCGTGACAATACCCCGGTTACAGGCGAAACCGGTACCACCTATGTGTTGGGTGATGCAGACGTTGGCACGATCATCGCCGTCCAGGTGACCTATCAGAGTACCGATAGTGAAACAGTCACGCTGAGCGACAGCACCGCAACCATTAACAACATTAACGACAACCCCTCCGGAAGTCCGGTCATTGAAGGACAATTCAGTGAAAACAATACGCTAACCGCCAATATTGACAACATTTCCGATGCGGACGGTTTGGGCGATTTCAGTTTCCAGTGGCTTCGTGACGGTGCGGCAATTTCCAATGCGACCAGTGGGCAATACACCCTCACCACAGCGGATCTGGATGCGGATATCAGTGTTCAAGTGCGCTATCTTGACGGCCACGGTACCCAGGAGGTGTTCACCAGCGCGGTAGTAAATGCCGACAACAGCAACACGGAGCCGGAAGGTAAACCAGCTATCTCCGGTAGTGCCATCGAAGATTCGACATTAACGGTCGATACCGATGAAATCAGCGATGCAGATGGACTGGGCGAGTTCAGCTATCAATGGAATCGCAACGGAAACCTTATCGAAGGCGCAACGGAGGCCAGCTATACCCTGACGGATGATGATGTGGATGCCAACATCAATGTAACCGTCAGCTATACCGATGGCAAAGGCAACACTGAGGCCGTCAGCAGTGATGTCACCAGTGAAGTCGATAATATCAACGATGATCCCGTTGGCGATCTGGTCATCACTGGTACAGCCTCCGAAGGCAGCGTGTTAACAGCCGATATGGATGGCGTCACAGATGATGATGGCTTGGGAACCTTCTTCTACACCTGGTTACGTGACGGAGAAGTCATCAGCGACGCGAAAAGCAGCACTTACACACTGGAAGACGAAGATGTCGGTAGTACTTTGTCCGTCGTAGTGAAGTATGAAGATGGCCACGGCACTGAAGAAACATTGAGAAGTGAATCAACCGCCGTGGTTACGAATGAGAATGACGCCCCGGAAGGGAATGTTGTCATTCAGGGCTCGGCCACAGAGAATGTCAGTTTACTCGCTTTCGTGGACAACATATCCGATGGCGATGGTCTGGGTACGTTCAGCTATCAATGGTATCGCGATGGTACGGAGGTTAAAGGGGCCACCAGCAGCACCTACAAACTGGGTGATGACGATGTTGATAAAAGCATGACCGTCACGGTCAGTTACACCGACCAGAACGGCACGTTTGAATCCCTTACCAGTACTGCAACAGAATCGGTACTGAATGTGAATGATGATCCCGAGGGTACAATCTCCATACTCGGTTTTCCGATAGAGGATCAGCGCCTATCTGCCTTTGGTCGCGATTCGATTACCGACGATGACGGGCTGGGGGAATTCGGCTACCGCTGGTATCGCGACGGGCAAGCGATCTCGGGTGCAACAGATCTTAACTACACGCTGACCCAACAGGATGTCGGCGCCAGTATCGGTTTCACGATCTCCTGGGTGGATGATTTCGGGACCTTTGAATCCATTTCCGCCGAAACCACGCCGGACATTATTGATTCAACACGGGACTACGATAATAACCTGAGTATTGGAGACGCCGGAAACAGCCTGGCCAGTGCTGCAGAAGTCAGCTATTTGTCTGAAATTGATGGCATTGTCGGTTTCGGAAAAGACGATTCCGATGGGGTGGACTGGTACCGTATCGATACGCCGATCTCTGGCACCCTCAGTATTACCCTGTCAGGACATACCGAAAATCTGGATCTCTACCTGTATGATAAAACCGGTTCACTCCTGGACAGCTCTACCAAAACCAGCACCAATCAGGAAAGCATTTCCGACCGGGTGGATGTCCCCAACAATCAGGAGGTGACTCGCTATATTGTTGTTGATACCGTTGACGACAATGCCAGCCAATACGAGCTGAACATATTCCTGCGCCAGGATACCGATGCGGATCTTCTGGGGAACTTCAGCGGCGATGCCGGAAACAATTTCGATAACGCCAGAGCGCTGGGTGACACATTCTCGCCGATCACCGGAACCATCGGGGTCAACAGCGACTCATCGGATTTTTACTCCTTTCAGGTCGATGAGTCACGGGTGTGGGACTTTGAATTGCAGTTTCTCAGTGCCGACGCCGACCTGCACCTGTACAATAATTCCGGGATACTGCTCAGCAGCTCTACGGCATCCGGAACGCAAAACGAGAGTTTCAGTAGCAGTTTGACCACGGGACAAACCTACTATGTCGAGATTGAGGCGCAGTCGATCACCCCGACAGAGTACTGGCTGGAAATCGCTTAA